A single Tenacibaculum sp. 190524A02b DNA region contains:
- a CDS encoding cation transporter yields MKKTIFEITKMDCPSEENLIRMKLDGISSIVNLDFDIPNRKLIVFHNEDVVDQIEKSILELNLGGKKILTEQTDKTDFKENTNQKKLLWYVLVINFAFFIIEITTGIVSKSIGLVADSLDMLADSFVYGISLFAVGGTLKRKKRIAKLAGYFQIILAIIGFIEVLRRFYGEEKLPDFSTMIIVSVFALIANGICLYILQKSKSKQEAHMKASMVFTSNDVIINLGVIIAGFLVSWLNSSTPDLIIGTIVFLLVVQGAFRILKLSK; encoded by the coding sequence ATGAAAAAAACAATATTTGAAATTACAAAAATGGATTGCCCTTCGGAGGAAAACCTAATCCGAATGAAATTAGATGGAATTTCAAGTATTGTAAATTTGGATTTTGATATACCCAATAGGAAATTAATTGTTTTTCATAATGAAGATGTTGTTGACCAAATCGAAAAATCTATTCTAGAACTAAATTTAGGAGGAAAGAAAATCTTAACAGAACAAACTGATAAAACTGATTTTAAAGAAAACACTAACCAGAAGAAGCTACTTTGGTATGTACTAGTAATTAACTTTGCCTTTTTTATAATAGAAATAACAACAGGAATAGTTTCAAAATCAATAGGTTTAGTGGCAGACAGTTTAGACATGCTTGCAGACAGTTTTGTTTATGGAATTAGTTTGTTTGCTGTTGGAGGAACTTTAAAGAGGAAAAAGCGAATAGCTAAACTTGCTGGATATTTTCAAATAATACTAGCAATTATAGGGTTTATTGAAGTTTTAAGAAGATTTTATGGAGAAGAGAAACTTCCTGACTTTTCGACAATGATTATTGTTTCAGTTTTTGCACTTATTGCAAATGGCATTTGTCTTTATATTTTACAAAAATCAAAGAGTAAACAAGAGGCTCATATGAAAGCAAGTATGGTTTTTACCTCAAATGATGTAATTATTAATTTGGGAGTAATAATTGCTGGATTTTTAGTAAGCTGGTTGAACTCAAGTACACCTGATTTAATTATTGGAACAATTGTATTTCTATTGGTAGTTCAAGGAGCATTTAGAATATTGAAATTAAGTAAATAA
- a CDS encoding GNAT family N-acetyltransferase, with the protein MKIREVHKDDYTISTDKDKLDIVSIHKFLANETDWANGIPIDTLKISIENSLNFGLYYKSKQIGFARIISDYSTIAYLGDVYVLNEYRGKGLSKWLINEIMEHPNLQGLRRWILLTNTAEWLYKKFGFTEVLNPDFYMEKHNPNVYKRIDKTNLNKA; encoded by the coding sequence ATGAAAATTAGAGAAGTACATAAAGATGATTATACCATTTCAACAGACAAGGATAAATTAGATATTGTAAGTATTCACAAATTCCTTGCAAATGAAACAGATTGGGCTAACGGAATTCCAATCGATACATTGAAAATATCAATTGAAAACTCTTTAAATTTTGGACTTTATTACAAAAGCAAGCAAATAGGCTTTGCTAGAATAATTTCAGACTATTCAACTATTGCATATTTAGGAGATGTTTATGTTTTAAATGAATATAGAGGAAAAGGATTAAGTAAATGGTTAATAAATGAAATAATGGAGCATCCAAACCTACAAGGGTTAAGACGTTGGATTTTATTAACAAATACAGCAGAATGGCTTTATAAAAAATTTGGGTTTACAGAAGTGCTTAATCCTGATTTTTATATGGAGAAACATAACCCGAATGTATATAAAAGAATAGATAAAACTAACCTTAATAAAGCGTAA
- a CDS encoding pentapeptide repeat-containing protein: protein MENENKKIESVTIEQLSEEIRNLERKLIVQEHRLIRSIINLFKSYWLRDLRYTRIATLKAFLWNLLPTRTGALVITGSLLVGVLTIFLMAKSNFLIEKQNYYLQQQNYQEAFSNIENHKLLIKEKLYDIEEHGFPRYSSKIREQALISFLEISNQKLIKPIPPVEISLKSQVKEIIKQLKNDTIENTYFAVKDQNKMVDINLSDAILTNIDFGNINNKNYQWDLRRADLTNSKLRGDFSKAHFTLSNLSNIKAISFPSKIKKKPQYPRTHYKEVVNFSKAIFIGADLSSANFRNANLKGAMFDGADLRNTSFIGADISGANFFKAKNLTLEQVKKAKNWKKALYLPNE, encoded by the coding sequence ATGGAAAATGAAAACAAGAAAATAGAAAGTGTAACTATTGAACAACTGAGTGAAGAAATAAGAAATCTAGAGAGAAAACTAATTGTTCAAGAACATAGATTAATAAGATCTATAATTAATTTATTTAAGTCTTATTGGCTTAGAGACTTAAGATATACAAGAATAGCTACATTGAAAGCCTTTTTATGGAATTTGTTACCTACTAGAACAGGAGCTTTGGTTATTACAGGAAGTTTATTAGTAGGGGTTTTAACAATTTTTTTAATGGCTAAATCTAATTTTCTTATTGAAAAACAAAACTATTATCTTCAACAGCAAAATTATCAAGAGGCCTTTTCTAATATAGAAAATCATAAATTATTAATTAAAGAAAAGTTATATGATATAGAGGAACATGGCTTCCCACGTTACTCGTCAAAAATAAGAGAACAAGCTTTAATATCATTTTTAGAAATATCAAATCAAAAATTGATAAAACCAATTCCTCCAGTTGAGATATCGTTAAAAAGTCAAGTTAAAGAAATAATCAAACAGCTTAAAAATGATACTATAGAGAATACCTATTTTGCAGTTAAAGATCAAAATAAAATGGTTGATATTAATTTAAGCGATGCTATTCTAACCAATATTGATTTTGGGAATATTAATAATAAAAATTATCAATGGGATTTGAGAAGAGCTGATTTAACAAACTCAAAATTGAGAGGAGATTTTTCTAAGGCTCATTTTACACTCTCCAATTTGTCTAATATTAAGGCGATATCGTTTCCTAGTAAAATAAAAAAGAAACCTCAATATCCAAGGACACATTATAAAGAGGTTGTTAACTTTTCAAAGGCAATATTTATAGGTGCTGATTTATCTAGTGCAAATTTTAGAAATGCAAATTTAAAAGGAGCAATGTTTGATGGTGCTGATTTAAGGAATACTTCTTTTATAGGTGCTGATATTAGTGGAGCAAATTTTTTTAAGGCAAAAAATTTAACTTTAGAACAAGTTAAAAAGGCTAAAAACTGGAAGAAAGCATTGTATTTACCGAATGAATAG
- a CDS encoding alpha/beta hydrolase family protein, with protein MKTNLIYLLIIITSCTYNKTSKTNIENVENHKSIDAIKTENVIFKSEGVKLSGTIYSPKYPHSAVVIVHGSDRVPRMRKLAEFLAKHNISVLTYDKRGVGESGGVYAGPEVGTNNISIDNLNLLAKDANAAVKLLHKKNKDLSIGLLGASQAGWIMPIVANNNSLIEFMVLFSCPTITTLEQLRFQFYTNGRVDFWENHSEKEAREHIKNDPDRYQFKATDPKEYLKDISVPALWLFGEKDIQIPVKMCIEQLNNLKLKNKPFEYVLFPSLGHNTNKIKPLNISINWIKNRCLRTVYVK; from the coding sequence ATGAAAACGAATCTTATTTATCTGTTAATTATAATAACTAGTTGTACGTATAATAAAACTTCTAAAACTAATATAGAAAATGTAGAGAATCATAAATCTATAGACGCTATAAAAACAGAAAATGTAATTTTTAAAAGTGAAGGTGTTAAGTTATCGGGTACAATTTATAGCCCTAAATATCCACATTCAGCAGTTGTAATAGTGCACGGGTCAGATAGAGTGCCTCGAATGAGAAAACTAGCAGAATTCTTAGCAAAACATAATATTTCAGTACTAACTTATGATAAACGAGGAGTAGGTGAGTCTGGAGGAGTTTATGCAGGACCAGAAGTTGGTACTAATAATATTAGTATTGACAACTTAAACTTATTAGCAAAAGATGCTAATGCTGCTGTAAAACTACTTCATAAAAAAAATAAAGACCTATCCATTGGTCTTTTAGGAGCAAGTCAAGCTGGTTGGATAATGCCAATAGTAGCTAATAACAATTCATTAATAGAATTTATGGTTTTGTTTAGTTGCCCAACAATAACTACTTTAGAGCAATTAAGATTTCAATTTTATACAAATGGAAGAGTAGACTTTTGGGAAAATCATTCAGAAAAAGAAGCGCGTGAGCATATTAAAAATGACCCTGATAGGTATCAATTTAAAGCTACTGATCCTAAAGAATACTTGAAGGATATTTCTGTTCCTGCTCTTTGGTTATTTGGAGAAAAAGATATTCAAATTCCTGTAAAAATGTGTATTGAACAACTTAATAATTTAAAACTAAAAAATAAACCTTTTGAATATGTTTTATTTCCATCATTAGGACATAATACAAATAAAATAAAACCGCTAAATATTTCAATTAATTGGATAAAAAATAGGTGTTTAAGAACGGTATATGTAAAATAA
- a CDS encoding DUF1131 family protein has protein sequence MRILILILSFIVITSCKTDKKAEKAPSKKIEPSTSISTNELVLKENSFGKLNLKKGMTIEESVIKKAFNNLKVSKSIGTQDGPDYYIYKIGDKIALTTVSIQSNVLSEVLMDKESKLSDQYGVKIGMPYKDVKNKRSNMSVITEHYHIYLYEKKSNIIYEMSLGNYNGPDKEEYSIEDIENSNSKVIRIIWR, from the coding sequence ATGAGAATATTAATTTTAATATTAAGTTTTATAGTAATAACCTCTTGTAAAACTGATAAGAAAGCAGAAAAAGCTCCTTCAAAAAAAATAGAACCAAGCACTTCAATAAGTACAAATGAATTAGTTTTAAAAGAGAATTCTTTTGGAAAACTTAATTTAAAGAAGGGAATGACTATTGAAGAATCAGTAATAAAAAAAGCATTTAATAACTTAAAAGTATCTAAAAGTATTGGCACGCAAGATGGGCCGGATTATTATATATATAAAATTGGTGATAAAATTGCTTTAACAACGGTAAGTATCCAAAGCAATGTATTGTCTGAAGTATTGATGGATAAAGAGTCCAAATTATCTGATCAGTATGGAGTAAAAATAGGAATGCCTTATAAAGATGTTAAAAATAAACGTTCTAACATGAGCGTAATAACAGAGCATTATCATATTTACCTATATGAAAAAAAATCTAATATTATTTATGAAATGTCTTTAGGAAATTATAATGGCCCAGATAAAGAAGAATATTCAATTGAAGATATTGAGAATAGTAATTCAAAAGTTATTAGAATTATATGGAGATAA
- a CDS encoding L,D-transpeptidase family protein, giving the protein MNRKLVLILSLVTVIIIFFKYSKSVYLPIVNKIKNKETVESRIDKIEDKVWSRLEKKLGIVGYKKSYPKELILVAFKEERILQVYSKNHNEIKLIKEYPFTAYSGNLGPKLKEGDRQIPEGVYKVEYLNPNSLYYLSIKVSYPNDFDKLKTKLPSVSDMGGDIFIHGKSVTIGCIPIGDEAIEEVFVLTQKAIRNKVKIIISPRDFRINSEYPKIDGINWENELYDEIQSELKILPRS; this is encoded by the coding sequence ATGAATAGAAAATTAGTTTTAATATTAAGTTTAGTTACTGTAATTATCATCTTTTTTAAATACAGTAAATCTGTTTATTTACCAATTGTAAATAAAATTAAAAATAAGGAGACTGTTGAATCAAGGATAGATAAAATAGAAGATAAAGTTTGGAGTCGTCTTGAAAAAAAACTAGGTATAGTTGGATACAAAAAGAGTTACCCTAAAGAGTTAATTCTAGTAGCATTCAAAGAAGAAAGAATACTTCAAGTTTACTCAAAAAATCATAATGAAATTAAATTAATAAAAGAATATCCTTTTACGGCTTATAGCGGCAATTTGGGGCCCAAACTAAAAGAAGGAGATAGGCAAATTCCTGAAGGAGTATATAAAGTTGAATATCTAAATCCAAATAGTTTGTATTACCTTTCAATTAAAGTTAGCTATCCCAATGATTTTGACAAGTTAAAAACTAAATTACCAAGTGTTTCAGATATGGGAGGTGATATTTTTATACATGGTAAATCTGTGACAATAGGTTGTATACCTATTGGTGATGAGGCAATAGAAGAAGTATTTGTACTAACACAAAAGGCAATTAGAAATAAAGTTAAAATAATAATTAGTCCAAGAGATTTTAGAATAAACTCAGAATACCCAAAAATAGATGGAATAAATTGGGAGAACGAATTATATGACGAAATTCAATCAGAATTGAAAATATTACCTAGAAGTTAA
- a CDS encoding N-acetyltransferase, producing MIDIKENRMIIRQENNNDFKEVFSVIEKAFKEEEFTDHKEQFLVERLRTSKAFIPELSIVAEVNGKIVGHILITKVKVKNKTKEFDSLALAPVSVIPEFQNKGIGGKLITHSHNKARELGYKSIILLGHESYYPKFGYEQADKYGIKLPFEVPKENCMVIELVEDGLKGVNGMVEYAKEFNG from the coding sequence ATGATAGATATAAAAGAAAATAGAATGATAATTAGACAAGAAAATAATAATGACTTTAAAGAGGTTTTTAGTGTAATAGAAAAAGCATTTAAAGAAGAAGAATTTACAGATCATAAAGAACAATTTTTAGTAGAGAGATTAAGAACATCAAAAGCTTTTATTCCTGAATTATCAATAGTTGCAGAAGTCAATGGAAAGATTGTAGGGCATATTTTGATAACTAAAGTGAAAGTTAAAAACAAAACGAAAGAATTTGACTCTTTAGCTCTTGCTCCTGTTTCTGTAATTCCTGAGTTTCAAAATAAAGGTATCGGTGGAAAATTGATAACCCATTCTCATAATAAAGCGAGGGAATTAGGTTATAAATCAATTATTCTTCTTGGCCATGAAAGTTATTACCCGAAATTTGGTTATGAACAAGCTGATAAATATGGAATCAAATTACCTTTTGAAGTACCAAAAGAAAATTGCATGGTAATTGAATTGGTTGAAGATGGGCTTAAAGGAGTAAATGGAATGGTTGAATATGCTAAAGAATTTAACGGGTAA
- the rsgA gene encoding ribosome small subunit-dependent GTPase A, producing MTIEALGYNSKLENYRKEQKLDSFKVGRVILEHKDRYIVKTELNEFDCMLTGNLRFSVDNISELPFVGDWVAISEYDEQKALIHNVFPRSSIIERKAVRRKGETQIIATNIDVGLIIQSVNRDFNINRLERYLTICNTSKIEPIIILSKIDLIEEVKLEEILTQVKKRIKNVLVLALSSESKRGIDKLKSKLISGKTYCLLGSSGVGKSTLINTVVGEKVMKTGVISKSIDRGMHVTTHRELIVFPKGILIDNPGMREVGITDTADGFETTFKSIFSIAQGCKYNDCTHSNEDECAVLVALDKGVLDSDLYENFLKMEKERLYFESNVQERKKKSKKLGKLIKNMKKNKYKY from the coding sequence ATGACAATTGAAGCATTAGGATATAATAGTAAATTAGAAAATTATAGAAAGGAGCAAAAATTAGATTCTTTTAAAGTAGGTAGAGTAATTTTAGAACATAAAGATCGATACATTGTTAAAACTGAATTAAACGAATTTGATTGTATGCTTACAGGGAATCTAAGATTCTCTGTTGATAATATAAGTGAGTTACCTTTTGTTGGAGATTGGGTAGCAATTTCAGAATATGATGAACAGAAAGCATTAATTCATAACGTTTTTCCTAGGAGTTCAATTATAGAAAGAAAGGCAGTTAGGAGAAAAGGAGAAACTCAAATTATAGCAACAAATATTGATGTTGGACTTATTATACAATCTGTTAATAGAGATTTTAACATTAATCGACTAGAGAGATATTTAACTATTTGTAATACTTCTAAAATCGAACCAATTATTATTCTGAGTAAAATAGATTTAATTGAAGAAGTAAAACTAGAGGAGATACTAACTCAAGTAAAAAAGAGAATTAAAAATGTTCTTGTACTTGCTTTAAGTAGTGAATCTAAAAGAGGAATTGATAAGTTAAAGTCCAAATTAATTAGTGGTAAAACTTATTGTTTATTAGGTTCTTCTGGTGTAGGGAAATCTACATTAATTAATACAGTGGTTGGAGAAAAAGTGATGAAAACTGGTGTAATTAGTAAGAGTATAGACAGAGGAATGCATGTTACTACACATAGAGAATTGATAGTTTTTCCAAAAGGAATTCTCATAGACAATCCAGGAATGAGAGAAGTTGGGATAACAGATACAGCTGATGGATTTGAAACAACATTTAAGAGTATATTTAGCATCGCACAAGGTTGTAAATACAATGATTGTACTCATAGTAATGAAGATGAATGTGCAGTATTAGTTGCTTTAGATAAAGGTGTTTTAGATTCTGATTTATATGAGAATTTTCTTAAAATGGAAAAAGAAAGACTATATTTTGAATCAAATGTTCAGGAAAGAAAAAAGAAGAGTAAAAAATTAGGAAAGTTGATTAAAAATATGAAGAAAAATAAGTATAAATATTAA
- a CDS encoding nucleoside monophosphate kinase, translated as MKKLNILLFDWRFPRDIIEKALASELNASIFNLTSCLKEQLRNNDDLGKEMMKLVENGEMLTKEIIGRFISRNLQTFSGNILLSEYPRTLEQYDGLTKVLKNDKIELQGIWYFKQREPNQFMKKHFENPKEKQWIDKYGSEVIKKWKIEFNKRRELIVQIQNISDTTKWKTIEVDYASSLNAECIKQLIKYSVNG; from the coding sequence ATGAAAAAATTAAATATCCTTCTTTTCGATTGGAGATTTCCAAGAGATATAATTGAAAAAGCATTAGCTTCTGAGTTAAATGCTTCTATTTTTAATTTAACTAGTTGCCTAAAAGAACAATTGAGAAATAATGATGATTTAGGAAAAGAAATGATGAAGTTGGTGGAAAATGGAGAAATGCTTACAAAAGAAATTATAGGAAGATTTATATCAAGAAACTTACAAACATTTAGTGGAAATATATTGTTATCTGAATATCCAAGAACGTTAGAACAATATGATGGACTGACAAAAGTTTTAAAAAATGACAAAATAGAGCTTCAAGGTATATGGTATTTTAAACAACGTGAACCTAATCAGTTTATGAAAAAGCATTTTGAGAATCCAAAAGAAAAACAATGGATTGATAAATATGGTTCTGAAGTTATTAAAAAATGGAAAATAGAATTTAACAAAAGACGAGAACTTATTGTGCAAATACAAAATATATCAGATACCACTAAATGGAAAACAATAGAGGTAGATTATGCTTCTAGTTTAAACGCTGAATGTATAAAGCAATTGATAAAATATTCAGTAAATGGATAG
- a CDS encoding RNA polymerase sigma factor encodes MINDQFYIEKVLNGDANAYAYLVDNYKVLVFTLAVKMLKSREEAEEVSQDTFIKAYKYLANFKGDSKFSTWLYKIAYRNCLDALKKRKEKYNTDTIDEVTLHKIKATDSVLEGIERKERAVIINECLLQLPEEERSILWLFYFKELSLKEIMEVTELSEANVKVKLHRARKRLLTVVKKNVEPELIKQYGRK; translated from the coding sequence ATTATTAACGATCAGTTTTACATAGAAAAAGTACTGAATGGTGATGCAAATGCTTATGCCTATCTTGTAGATAATTACAAGGTATTGGTATTTACATTGGCAGTAAAAATGCTAAAGAGTAGAGAAGAAGCAGAAGAAGTAAGTCAGGATACTTTTATAAAAGCCTATAAGTACTTAGCCAATTTTAAAGGCGATTCTAAATTTTCTACTTGGTTGTATAAAATAGCGTATAGAAATTGTTTAGATGCTTTAAAAAAGAGGAAAGAAAAGTATAATACTGATACTATTGATGAAGTTACGCTTCATAAAATAAAAGCAACAGACAGCGTTTTAGAAGGTATAGAACGAAAGGAACGAGCGGTAATTATTAATGAATGCTTATTACAGTTACCCGAAGAAGAACGTTCTATACTTTGGCTGTTTTATTTTAAAGAATTAAGTTTAAAGGAAATTATGGAAGTAACAGAATTATCTGAAGCGAATGTAAAAGTAAAGCTCCACCGAGCAAGAAAACGACTTTTAACAGTAGTTAAAAAGAATGTTGAACCTGAATTAATAAAACAATATGGGAGAAAATAA
- a CDS encoding DUF6249 domain-containing protein: MEAAVVFMFLFAIIFGICYLYFSTRNKERLALIEKGVDAKIFMTGEKRKSTFTWRVVILNISLLLMGIGLGVFLALLINTYTTIDEDPLYPAMVFLMGGAGLFLGFNLTKNLDKE; the protein is encoded by the coding sequence ATGGAAGCAGCAGTAGTATTTATGTTTTTATTCGCAATTATATTTGGTATTTGCTATTTATACTTTTCAACACGTAATAAAGAACGATTGGCTCTTATTGAAAAAGGTGTTGATGCCAAGATATTTATGACAGGAGAAAAAAGAAAATCTACCTTTACTTGGCGTGTAGTAATCTTAAATATATCTTTATTATTAATGGGTATTGGTTTAGGAGTGTTTTTAGCATTGCTTATTAATACCTATACCACTATTGATGAAGATCCTTTATACCCAGCAATGGTATTTTTAATGGGTGGTGCTGGTTTATTTCTTGGTTTTAATCTTACTAAAAATTTAGATAAGGAGTAA
- a CDS encoding DNA-binding protein — protein sequence MSIKFKVIPKRNARNLEAPHKYYAATISNGKTQLDDLAKYATETSSVSKADVLAVLESVFTKIAIDVADGKNVYVGEYFSVRASISSTGNENIEDVSAKNITKVRTIFKPGKLIKNALKLASFKRVT from the coding sequence ATGTCTATAAAATTTAAGGTAATCCCCAAAAGAAATGCTCGAAATTTAGAAGCTCCCCACAAGTATTATGCTGCGACTATTAGCAATGGTAAAACACAATTAGATGATTTGGCTAAATATGCTACCGAAACTTCTTCGGTTAGTAAAGCCGATGTATTAGCTGTTTTAGAATCGGTTTTTACTAAAATAGCCATAGATGTTGCTGATGGTAAGAATGTTTATGTTGGTGAGTATTTTTCTGTACGCGCAAGCATTAGTAGTACAGGTAATGAAAATATAGAAGATGTTAGTGCTAAAAACATTACAAAGGTTCGTACTATTTTCAAACCTGGTAAACTGATTAAAAATGCTTTAAAATTAGCTAGTTTTAAAAGGGTTACATAA
- a CDS encoding YdeI/OmpD-associated family protein — translation MEPSKPYYYFKNTTEWRSWLSENYSQFQGIYLIFYKIETKKPSMLWEEAVKVALCFGWIDSTVKSLGNGKRQQYFCPRKPKSVWSKLNKTYIEELTSSGLMHSAGLEKVQIAKENGSWTTLDPIDNLVIPEDLQLAFSKHPIAYKNYKGFAPSYKRNYLYWVYQAKRVATREKRIKEVIALCEANKKQR, via the coding sequence ATGGAGCCGTCTAAGCCTTATTATTATTTTAAAAATACTACCGAATGGCGGAGTTGGCTATCAGAAAACTATTCGCAATTCCAAGGTATTTATTTAATATTTTATAAAATAGAAACTAAAAAACCTAGTATGTTATGGGAAGAAGCTGTTAAGGTAGCTTTGTGTTTTGGATGGATAGACTCTACTGTAAAGAGTTTAGGTAATGGAAAACGGCAACAATATTTTTGCCCAAGAAAGCCTAAAAGTGTTTGGAGTAAACTTAATAAAACCTATATAGAGGAATTAACCTCTAGTGGCTTAATGCATTCCGCTGGTTTAGAAAAAGTACAAATTGCTAAAGAAAATGGTTCATGGACTACTTTAGACCCTATAGACAATTTAGTTATTCCTGAAGATTTACAACTTGCTTTTAGCAAGCACCCTATTGCTTATAAAAACTATAAAGGGTTTGCTCCTTCTTACAAGAGAAACTATTTGTATTGGGTATATCAAGCTAAAAGAGTAGCAACAAGAGAAAAACGAATTAAAGAAGTCATTGCTTTATGTGAGGCTAATAAAAAACAACGATAG
- a CDS encoding TIGR01777 family oxidoreductase codes for MAKILITGGTGLVGKRLQKLLKQLNHQIVILSRNPKKDNEFKWNITEHYIDEKAFEGITHIIHLAGAGIADKRWTTKRKKELMNSRVASANLLFFYIKKLQVPLQGFIAASGISYYGAVTTEKTFIENDPSGNDFISEICINWEEASNQFKTLSIPVTILRIGIVLSAQNGALSKMNTPLFLSVLGSGKQYMPWIHIDDLCQLFILAIENKQFTGTYNAVAPEHQTNTSFTKTLGKVIKKIVAPISVPSFVLKLILGELACILLYGSKISATKTQQHYTFKHTKLSNALEDLLMK; via the coding sequence ATGGCTAAGATTCTTATTACTGGTGGAACTGGTTTAGTAGGTAAACGTTTACAAAAACTATTAAAACAACTGAATCATCAAATTGTTATTTTATCTCGAAATCCTAAAAAGGATAATGAATTTAAATGGAATATAACTGAACACTATATTGATGAAAAAGCTTTTGAAGGTATTACCCATATTATTCATTTAGCTGGAGCTGGTATTGCTGATAAAAGATGGACTACTAAAAGAAAAAAAGAACTTATGAATAGTAGAGTGGCTTCTGCCAACCTACTCTTTTTCTATATTAAAAAATTGCAAGTACCCTTACAAGGTTTTATTGCTGCTTCAGGAATTAGTTATTATGGAGCGGTTACTACTGAGAAGACATTTATTGAAAATGATCCTTCTGGAAATGATTTTATTTCTGAAATTTGTATTAATTGGGAAGAAGCTTCCAATCAATTTAAAACACTTTCTATTCCGGTTACTATTTTAAGAATTGGTATTGTTTTAAGTGCACAAAATGGCGCATTATCTAAAATGAATACGCCTTTATTCTTATCTGTATTAGGTAGTGGCAAACAATACATGCCTTGGATTCATATTGATGATTTATGTCAGCTTTTTATATTAGCTATAGAGAATAAACAATTTACTGGAACTTATAATGCGGTGGCTCCTGAGCATCAAACCAATACTTCTTTCACCAAAACCTTAGGAAAAGTAATTAAAAAGATAGTAGCACCTATTTCCGTTCCTTCATTTGTATTGAAACTTATTTTAGGAGAATTGGCCTGTATTTTATTGTACGGAAGTAAAATATCCGCAACTAAAACACAGCAACATTATACATTTAAACACACTAAGCTTAGTAATGCTTTAGAAGATTTACTTATGAAGTAA